A section of the Candidatus Cloacimonadota bacterium genome encodes:
- a CDS encoding outer membrane lipoprotein carrier protein LolA, whose protein sequence is MQKLTFVLLIIFLFVCNILFADGKILRSYLDYFNKIQSLEVNFTQRNYWPEQDMSNESSGVLYVKDKNILLEHLQPEHQIMLGTDTELVFYFPEKKQLIGGDSSEWQYFISPKFLANEYMNFCTLESTEELDDSYIFSFLPNEEMNDLKVITITVSKQDSLIKSFFYKDSYDNEVLFNFSDSKINKEIPDSRFLLKIPKDVQVIDNRKKSQK, encoded by the coding sequence ATGCAAAAACTAACCTTTGTTTTATTGATAATTTTTCTTTTTGTTTGTAATATCTTGTTTGCTGACGGAAAGATTCTAAGAAGTTATTTGGATTATTTTAACAAGATTCAATCTTTGGAAGTTAATTTTACCCAACGGAATTATTGGCCTGAACAAGACATGAGTAATGAATCATCGGGTGTTTTGTATGTGAAAGATAAAAATATTCTTTTGGAACATCTACAGCCTGAACATCAAATTATGTTAGGTACTGATACTGAACTGGTTTTTTATTTTCCTGAAAAAAAACAGCTGATCGGTGGTGATTCGAGCGAATGGCAATATTTCATTTCACCAAAGTTTTTGGCAAACGAATATATGAATTTTTGTACGCTTGAATCTACAGAAGAACTGGACGATTCATATATTTTCTCTTTTTTACCAAACGAAGAGATGAATGATTTAAAGGTAATTACAATAACAGTTTCCAAACAAGATTCTCTCATTAAAAGTTTTTTTTATAAGGATAGCTACGATAATGAGGTGCTTTTCAATTTCTCAGATTCAAAAATAAATAAGGAAATTCCAGACTCTCGATTTCTGCTAAAAATTCCGAAAGATGTGCAAGTGATTGACAACAGAAAGAAGTCGCAAAAATAG